GATCTCTGCAGTTGCTTTCGCTACGGTGTTGGCTGTGGTAGCTGGACTCGCGATTACTGCCTCCGCTTCCGTTGCACACGATATCTACAATGCGGTGTTGCGTAATGGTCAGGCAACTGAGGAGGAACAGGTTCGTGTTTCCCGCATCACGGTTATCGTGATCGGTGTCCTTTCGATCATTCTCGGAATCTTGGCCATGGGCCAGAACGTTGCCTTCCTGGTATCGCTGGCGTTCGCTATCGCTGCCTCTGCTAACCTGCCAACCATTTTGCTCTCGCTGTATTGGAAGCGCTTTAACACTACCGGTGCAGTGGCCTCCATGTACGTTGGACTCGGCGCAGCGCTACTGCTGATTATCTTCTCCCCGGCAGTCTCTGGTTCACCAACCTCGATGCTGCCAAACGTAGATTTCGCACTCTTCCCGCTTTCTAGCCCTGGTATCGTTTCCATCCCGCTCGCCTTCATTGCCGGTATCGTTGGTACTTTCATCGGCAAGCCGGACAATTTGGACGATCTACAGGCAGAAATGGAAGTCCGCTCCCTGACCGGTGTCGGTGTTGAGGCGGCCGTGGACCACTAAAAGTTTTCAAGGAATTGGCATCTCGCTTAGCGGGTGTCAATAACTGAAGAAACTGGCGACAATGCCCCTGGTACCCCCCATTGTTTCCGCGAATTCTTGCCAGCGTTGAACAATGTCTACCAGGGGCATTTCCCATTCCCAAAAACGATCAGGCTAGGATAATTCGCATGTCCAATTCGAGGTTAGTCGGTGACGTTCGCCGCCGGTGCACGCCAAACGTCGGTAGCGCTAGGGCTGCTGTCGTGATGATAGCCGCTGTGATGTTAACGTCCTGTAGCGGCGCTGACCCCCTCGTTTCAGCACCACAAGTAATGGCGGCACCCGCAACGGCAGCCCAGAAAATCGACATTTCTGGTTTTAACTACTCGCCGCTATCTAACGCGCACATAGACACGCATGGTTATCAAATCACCTATGTTAATCTCGACACAGGCGCTCACGTAGGTTCGGCAAACGAACGTGATAGTCGGCCAGCGTTAAGCTTGATTAAGTTATATATCGCGCATTATGTCTTTGAGCATGGAACAAAGGCGGAAAAAGAATTAGCACAGGACATGGTGTCAAAATCCGATGATGCTGCGGCTGATGAACTATTTGCGGCGTATCCAGAATCCATTGACTCGGTCGCGAGGGATTTTAATCTCGATTCCACCAAGAGTGATCCGTCATGGGGCTATTCGGTTACCTCTACCTACGATGTTGCATATTTTCTAGCTCAGCTCAAAGCTAATGATCCCAACTCGCAAGTGCTTGCATTCATGCGGGAAGCTAAAACTAAAGCTGCTGATGGCACAGTTCAGGATTTTGGTACAGCAGTTTTACCTGGTGTCCTTGGTTCCAAATGGGCGTGGTCGAATGACAAGGATCTACATTCTTCGGCGAGCTTCGGAAACAATTTCGTGGCAGTGGCAGCCGTCCATGGTGATGCAAAAACCCTCACCACACTGGTGGAATACCAACTGTTGGGTGAGGGTAAGAACGCCGAATTTGGCAGCTAATTACTTAGCTCGATTTCTTAGCAATGTCGAGGGCCATATTGATTTGCTCCGCCGAAGGCACCGGGAATTGCCGTCCGCCTGGGATGTGACTTGACATGCTGTTGAGGGCATTACCAATCTGATTGATGGTGTCAGCATCAAGCGGTACACTGCTGCGTTGATCTGATGGTGCGCTATTGCCGGGTGCTGCTGGGGCAGCCGGGGCGGTTCCCGCCTGGCCTGGGGTCCATTGGCCCCAGTCTTGGGCATAAACATTATTTACGTCCACGGTCACGCCGCCGATTACCTGGGTAAAACCGGCCTTCTGATGGATTGTGGTACGCGGGTGAATACGCCCATTGGAACCCCAATCATGCTGCCAGAAATACGAGCCCAATCCATCCTGAATAGACCAGTCAATGGTGTTGTAATTGCCGTATATACCCATGGAGTATCCTTGGCTACGCAATGCAGTGTTGAATGCTTGAAGGTACGGGCGAATCTGTTGTTCGTATTGCTGACGTGATGGATTGTCGTCGATAGCAACGTAGATCGGGCGGCCTTTTGGTCCACCCGCAGCGACATGTAATGCGATTGCCTGCGGTGCATGGATAGCAGCACCGGCTGCACCTTGCTTCCAGTCTGCGGAGGCATCTTTTCCGAATTGATAGACCGAGGCAGTTTTGAGCCCCTGCTGTGCCTGTGCTTGGGTCTCACCGATGGTGACAGGTTTTCCTACCATCCAGCTTTCAGTTCCCGGTCGGCGTTGGGAAACATAGCGTACCGTTCCGATATGTCCGGCGCTACGAATGGCTGCTGCATTCGGTACACCAGCAGCGTAATCAATGACAGTTCCAAGGACTGGTCCGAGTGCATGGGCGGTGGGGGCGACGGTGGTGGACAGCGTGAGCGCCCCGGCGAGAGCTACAGCGGTTGCTTTAAGGAAACGGCGGCGACTGAAAATACTCATAAATCTCCCAAATAGAACGTCGGAAAGCTAAGGCAACGAATGGGCTCCGCTGAACCTTCAGCAACATTATTAACACTAGTAGACAACAGTAACAGGATCGGGTGTGTAAATAAAGTGCTGTTTTAGCTATGGGGTCGCCGGATGTCTAAAAAATACGAAAGCCACCACCATGCGTAGCATTATTGCTATTTGCTGTGTTGGGGGGATGCTGTTTCCTGGTTGTGTTCCTGTGAAACCGCAGTCTCATCTTCCTTGGGCTTGATCACATGCGCCAGCAGTGGGAACAGCAATACCGTTGCCGAGCCCGCAGCAACCAACAACGACGCATTATCGTCGCTAAGCAAATCGGAGGCGACGGCTACCTCGGTCACCGCAACGATAATCGGCAACGCGGTTGCCGTGTATAAACTCAGCTGAATTTTCTCCCGAACACTACCCAAAGACGAACCAGTATTGCCGAATAATTCCCGAAGCAAAACTGGAAGCCCACGAGTGACGTAAATCAACGGCACCAAAATGACAAGCATCCATGGATTATCAAGCACTGCCTTCGGGTCGATGGACATACCTGAACAAATGAAGAAAACCGGAATCAACAGGGAATATCCGACAATATCAAGACGTTGTTCCATCGCCGTTTGGTACTTCTCTGGCACCATCTGATGTAAGATTACGCCCGCCGCAAATGCGCCCAACACCACATCTAATTCGAATACAGCGGCCACCGCCATCAGGATTCCCAGCATCCACAGTACGAGTCGCATAACGGTTTGATTGGTTGATCCGGCTTCATCCACCATGGCCTTATGCATCCATGGAAGGAAAAACTGCACAGTGCGTGGGATCAACGCAACAACACCGGCAATAATGAAGAACCCAAGCAGAACAACAGCCGTCACCCACGTAGCACGGGCGGATAACAACAATGCCATCGCAAGAATGGGGAGAACTTCGCCAATCGCGCCATGTACGAGCAGCGAGGTACCAACCGGCTTATGCAATGTATCCTGTTGTTTCATGATCGGCATCAACGTACCGACTGCAGTAGAAGTCACGGCAATAGCCAGTACCACAGCGGTTGATGCGTTATCAGGATTCAATAGCAAAAATGCGCCCGCAAAACTCAAAATCATACAGACGATCCAAGTGGATGCTGCGCTCCGCCCTTCTTTGCTGCGCAAGGTCTGCGGATTGATCTCATAGCCAGCTAGCAAAAATAGCATTCCCAAACCCAGCTGCTTTAAAAGCCCAACTCCACCCTCGGTTGAGGCCAACCCCAACCAGTAAGGGCCAATCACAATGCCATAGCCGATGAGCAAAACCACAGCAGGTATTTTCCGGCCAGTAATCCACGACAAAAACGGCGCTAAAACGGCGCCGCTCATAATCCACGCAAATGATACCAATGGGCCAGATTCAACAATGCCCGCCGCAAGGACATGGGTATCAGGAGAAGAGACGGTAATCATAGGGAAGTAGTTTATGGCAGAAACCACAAATCCCACACCTGAAATGGCGGCGAAACGCTTGGTCTCCTAGTCAAAGCACACTAAGGTGTAACCGTTGCGGTTCCAACCACTGCCACATTGGTGGTTGAAACTTTGGGGCTTTGGTCTAGCTGAACCTGAATACTTTGCGACTGCATGCGTGCTCCCAGTGACTTTTGGGATTCGGCGAAGCAATAATCCGTAAATAGCAGCGTTCCGTCGTACATTAAAGATGCACCCGGCGATTGGTCATGTAAACATTCTTCAATCTGCATTCCGCCATACGATGCAACAGATTTCATTAGATACGCAACATTAGGTTCGCCGTAAGAGATCTCGGCAAGGTTGCCGCCAGCCATGGGGGCAATAAACGTCAACGCATCTTTTTCGTTTCCGCGCACGTAGAGTCCTGAATCAATATTTTCTGTGGGGTATGGCTGGAAACTATACAGCTGCCAGGCCGAATATGGGATGAACGTCAAAACCCCAAATGCGCCGAAAAGAGCAAGATTGAAGGTTGAGAAAAACCTCTTCATGAAATGCTCCTTCGGTAGTCTTTTAATTCCATCATGCTCAATGGAATATCTCGCCGGTTATCAATGTTGATTCTGATTACTAAAGTGTAGACCTATTTTGCATAAAAACTGCACAAATTGCGACGGGGGTATTGTTACGGAAAATCCGGTTGTAATGCTCTTTTAAGTGACTCGGCGGCGAATTCTAATGCAGCAGGCCCGCTATGCTGCATCTTTGATGCAAATTCACTGATTGTTGGTGCTCTGGTAGTGCAAATAAGGGGGTAACCATTAATGAAACACTTATATTTTGAGGGTTAGACTAAAGTTTGATTCATGCTTTTGAATCTTTTTAGATCGGACGACTGACTAATTTATGCAAACGATGAGCATGGAAAAA
The nucleotide sequence above comes from Corynebacterium mustelae. Encoded proteins:
- a CDS encoding DUF1906 domain-containing protein, which codes for MSIFSRRRFLKATAVALAGALTLSTTVAPTAHALGPVLGTVIDYAAGVPNAAAIRSAGHIGTVRYVSQRRPGTESWMVGKPVTIGETQAQAQQGLKTASVYQFGKDASADWKQGAAGAAIHAPQAIALHVAAGGPKGRPIYVAIDDNPSRQQYEQQIRPYLQAFNTALRSQGYSMGIYGNYNTIDWSIQDGLGSYFWQHDWGSNGRIHPRTTIHQKAGFTQVIGGVTVDVNNVYAQDWGQWTPGQAGTAPAAPAAPGNSAPSDQRSSVPLDADTINQIGNALNSMSSHIPGGRQFPVPSAEQINMALDIAKKSS
- a CDS encoding cation:proton antiporter, whose amino-acid sequence is MITVSSPDTHVLAAGIVESGPLVSFAWIMSGAVLAPFLSWITGRKIPAVVLLIGYGIVIGPYWLGLASTEGGVGLLKQLGLGMLFLLAGYEINPQTLRSKEGRSAASTWIVCMILSFAGAFLLLNPDNASTAVVLAIAVTSTAVGTLMPIMKQQDTLHKPVGTSLLVHGAIGEVLPILAMALLLSARATWVTAVVLLGFFIIAGVVALIPRTVQFFLPWMHKAMVDEAGSTNQTVMRLVLWMLGILMAVAAVFELDVVLGAFAAGVILHQMVPEKYQTAMEQRLDIVGYSLLIPVFFICSGMSIDPKAVLDNPWMLVILVPLIYVTRGLPVLLRELFGNTGSSLGSVREKIQLSLYTATALPIIVAVTEVAVASDLLSDDNASLLVAAGSATVLLFPLLAHVIKPKEDETAVSQEHNQETASPQHSK